The Pseudomonas protegens genome contains the following window.
AGGGGCAGACGCAAAACCGCTACTGCGCTCATCGCAACACCTCGGGCCGCTCGACGTCGACCCAGACAAATTTATTCGGATCCAGACGGGTTTCCTGGTCCAGGCGATAGGCGGCAAGCTTGCCGTAGAGCACGGCGCTGTAGTCCAGGCACGCCAGGTTGGGGCGGATCGGCGCCGGCTTGCCGCTGCGCCAGTAATGCCCGACGAACAGCATCGGTTCGTCAGGGCCGTAGCGCAGCAGGCTGTTCTTCTCGGCCGGGGACAGGGGCGTGCGCGCCACCGGATCGGGCAAGGCATCGGGCTGAAAGACGATGTCGCCGTAGGTCTGCGGGTCGTCTTCCCAGAACTTGGTGCGGAAGAACGCCCGGGTCAGGCCGTCGCCGCTGGTCATGGTCAGGCCGTGGGGCAAACGCATGTCGGTGCCGCGCAGCAGGCGATCGAAGGCGGTGCTGGCAAAACTGTCGGGCAGCGCCGAGGCCTGGAGGAACTCGCGGTCGATGCAGCCGTTGGGGTACTGCTGGCGCAGCGGCGCGATCAGGCCGGCGTCCCAGCAGGCATGCACCACGCGAAAGCGCCCGGCATCGACGAACAGCGGCAGTTCATAGAACCACTCAAGGAAGTCGTGCCAGTCGCCCGGGTGGTGTTCGAACTGGGTCAGGGTTTCGTGGATCAGCCGGGCATGGCGCGGCGTGTGCTCGCGCACGAACTGCTTGCCACTGCCGGCGGCCGCCGGGGTGCTCCAGCCCAGGGCGTTGAATTCATGGTTGCCCATGATGCACAGCGCCTGACCGGCCTCGACCATGTCGTGGACGATGTGCAGGGACTCACGGATTCGCGGGCCGCGGTCGATGATGTCGCCGAGGAACACCGCCATGCGCGACGGATGCCGCCAGACGCCGCCCTGCTTGTGATACCCGAGCCGATCCAGCAAGTGCTCCAGGGTCAGGGCGCAACCGTGCACGTCACCGATCAGGTCGTAGCTACGCGCGGGATCGAGCATCAGTCGCCTCCACCGCCCAGTCGGCTGCCCCAGCCAAGCTTGGTCCGGCAGACCTCGTAGTAGTTGTGGTCCAGCGGGTGGATCAGGCGCAGTTTCTGGGCCTTCTTGCTGACCGTGATGGTGTCGCCCGGTGCGCAGGTGAAATGGTTCTGCCCGTCACAGGAGACTTGCGGATAGATCTGCATATCTTTGGACACGACGATTTTCAGCTCACTGTTGCCATCGACCACGATCGGCCTTCCGGACAAGGTATGGGGGTACATCGGCACAATCACAATGGCATCCAGCTTGGGATGCATGATCGGGCCGCCGGCGGACAGCGCGTAGGCCGTGGAGCCGGTGGGCGTGGCGACGATCAGGCCGTCGGCCTTCTGGCTGCAGACGAACTGGCCGTCGATGTAGATCTCGAACTCGATCATCCGCGTCGACTTGCCCGGGTGCAGCACCACGTCGTTCAGCGCGTCGCCCTGGCCGATGGCCTCGGCGTGACGGCGGACTTCGGCCTGCAGCAGGAAGCGGTTTTCCACCAGGTAATGGCCGTCCAGCACTTCGGCGACCTTGACCTCCAGCTCATCGGGGCGGATGTCGGTGAGAAACCCCAGGCTGCCGCGGTTGATCCCCAGCACCGGGATATTGTGCCGCGCCAGGGCCCGGGCGGCGCCCAGCAGGCTGCCGTCGCCGCCGACCACGATGACCATGTCGCAGACCTCGCCCAACAGCTTGCGCGAGGAGGTCTGCAGGCCGTGGCCCGGCAGCACTTCGGCGATGGTGTCTTCGAGGATCACGTGCAGGTGGCGCGCCAGCAGAAACTTCTTCAGTCGGCGAACTGTGTCCAGCACCTGGGAGCTGCCCAGGCGACCGATAATGCCGATATTGCGAAATTGCTCCATGGGGCTCCTGCGAGGTTCGGGTACGGGCGAAACGGAGGATTATGGGCGAAACCCGGCGTTAGACAAAATCCTTTCAGCCACGCGGGCTTAGGAAGCGCAGCGCGAGCACCGAGCGGCACGCATTTATCGCGAAACGCAAGGGTTTGCGTCTATGCTCGCAGCATGCTCCTGTTCCCGGATCTGCTCAGCCTTCCACGCCAGTTGCGTCAACCTGAAGTCCGCGACCTCGCCTGGGTCATCCTCGCGCCGCCGATGCTCAGCCACACGCCCTGGCCGCAGCGCCATCCCCTGTCCGGAAGCGACTGGGTGCAGGCGCCGCAACTGCTGGCGCACTGGCTGCAGCGCCTGGACCTGGACTCCAGCGCGCTG
Protein-coding sequences here:
- a CDS encoding metallophosphoesterase — encoded protein: MMLDPARSYDLIGDVHGCALTLEHLLDRLGYHKQGGVWRHPSRMAVFLGDIIDRGPRIRESLHIVHDMVEAGQALCIMGNHEFNALGWSTPAAAGSGKQFVREHTPRHARLIHETLTQFEHHPGDWHDFLEWFYELPLFVDAGRFRVVHACWDAGLIAPLRQQYPNGCIDREFLQASALPDSFASTAFDRLLRGTDMRLPHGLTMTSGDGLTRAFFRTKFWEDDPQTYGDIVFQPDALPDPVARTPLSPAEKNSLLRYGPDEPMLFVGHYWRSGKPAPIRPNLACLDYSAVLYGKLAAYRLDQETRLDPNKFVWVDVERPEVLR
- a CDS encoding NAD(+) kinase, which translates into the protein MEQFRNIGIIGRLGSSQVLDTVRRLKKFLLARHLHVILEDTIAEVLPGHGLQTSSRKLLGEVCDMVIVVGGDGSLLGAARALARHNIPVLGINRGSLGFLTDIRPDELEVKVAEVLDGHYLVENRFLLQAEVRRHAEAIGQGDALNDVVLHPGKSTRMIEFEIYIDGQFVCSQKADGLIVATPTGSTAYALSAGGPIMHPKLDAIVIVPMYPHTLSGRPIVVDGNSELKIVVSKDMQIYPQVSCDGQNHFTCAPGDTITVSKKAQKLRLIHPLDHNYYEVCRTKLGWGSRLGGGGD